One segment of Gordonia terrae DNA contains the following:
- a CDS encoding cupin domain-containing protein produces MTAPEKTIADLEQQIDSCIASRETRHEDWDTLGFQAAAGGDRFKRAQIRYIGSGATGNHENDSRTLPSDHFTFSNMRLPAGAVGPEHTHHDVEEVFFVLEGELEVAVHDVEDGTKKAVRRLGYRDLIRVPAGVPRSLANVGDTDALFCVIIGAEKPQLPTYPPSSEMFGVTR; encoded by the coding sequence ATGACCGCACCAGAGAAGACCATTGCCGATCTCGAGCAGCAGATCGACTCCTGCATCGCCAGCCGCGAGACCCGGCACGAGGACTGGGACACACTGGGTTTCCAGGCCGCCGCCGGCGGCGACCGCTTCAAGCGTGCCCAGATCCGCTACATCGGCTCGGGCGCCACCGGCAACCACGAGAACGACAGCCGGACTCTTCCGTCGGATCACTTCACGTTCTCCAACATGCGCCTGCCCGCCGGTGCCGTCGGTCCCGAGCACACCCACCACGACGTCGAAGAGGTGTTCTTCGTCCTCGAGGGCGAGCTCGAGGTCGCCGTCCACGACGTGGAGGACGGCACCAAGAAGGCCGTTCGTCGCCTCGGCTACCGCGACCTGATCCGCGTGCCCGCAGGCGTCCCCCGCAGCCTCGCCAACGTCGGCGACACCGACGCGCTGTTCTGCGTGATCATCGGCGCCGAGAAGCCGCAGCTGCCCACCTATCCGCCGAGCTCGGAGATGTTCGGCGTCACCCGCTGA